The DNA segment TCCCGACGATCGATTTAGGCGTTGAAGGAgctcatttttcttgtagtggttATTGATTTAATTGACATGCTATATAATATATTTGGGAGATAAGTCTTTCCTTAACTCAATGATCAATGTTGGATCACCatttaattttcaactttttagtttttaaaattaagtttttttttaatttttttataaacgGTACTTTTTAcctattaattttatgtttggcTATCTACTTCTAGTAACAAAGATGTTTTAGAGagtgttgtttttaaatatagaaaaatgaatcaatagaaactgatagacactaataaaagtctatcagtagttctaaaattttgctatatcttgtaataATTTcccttttagaaactaaaaaaaataatttttatttttagaacttGACAAAAAGcttaaatatttctttaaaatatgtgaaaatcataattaaaaaataaaaaaatatataacttttaaaaatagaaactaaaaacaaaatcattaggTAAAAATTGTTACACTAATATCCCTAATATGTTCTTTATAAgggaattaaaaaagaaaaaaatatattattttaagaaACAAATATTGGAAATATACCTTCAAGAGTTTTCAATTCATTCCAACTGGGTACCAAGAGGGACAATAAGGAGCCAAACATCCATTTTGCCCTAAATTCATTAAATCcagaagaataaaaataaaaaataatgaaaatgcaattcaagagaaaaaaaaaaaaaaaaaaaacaaaaatttgatttttcataattttcaataattttgaaTGTTTGACTACTTACCAAccagggaagaagaaaaatgttgaAGTTGATGGCTGATCCTTTTCCTGGCTATGTCTCATCCTAGCAATTAAAAACAAAGGGGAAAATTAGCCTTGAGAGAtcaaatatttgcaaatattattttgaaaattagcaTAATAGCtggttaaattacaaactaACATATACTTTCGACAAAGTGTCAATTTGATcgttaagtttaattttaatttagtccctacaatttaaaaaattttaatttgatcctTATGATTTAGTCAAACAAATCGTCCCCAGCTATTGTTACtgtattgacattttttttaaatcatgggTACTTATCTTATTTGTGTAACAATGTTAGTTGATAATATGGTAATCTGGTAGGAAAAAATATAtggattttaaaacatgagttagAGATGACTTGTTAAGTTTAACCAAACTATAATCGAAAGTAAGctttttttctaaagaaaattgaaaatatgttcaTACCCTTGAAACCGAATTGAAATTCTCTTAAAATTCAACgagacaaaattgaaattaaaactcaattcttaattaaattataacgATGAAATTGAAACTTAATCCAAATTATAGAAcgtcaaaataaaaattatattgagctaatatatattatgatataaaATGTCTGATGAGACAATTTTAACTAACCTGGAACAATAAAGTCTAAGGAGAGACGACGTATAAGTTGTGGAACCACGGAACCCAAACAGAACCATGTCGATGGAGGAGGTCTGTGGTGGCTCAGATACCCGACGACAACAGAAGCCACCATCCGGGGCAGAAGTGTCTCTCTTATGAAAAAGTTGACTTAGCAAGGTTCTCCAGAAATGACCAAATTTTGACGACATGTCAGACGGAAGCCCTTTAAGTTGAAGATCTCGAAAGACAACAATGTAAACTAAAATCTCAACAATCCGACGAGTAGAGGGATTTTGTTTGTGTTTTGAAGATGGTAATGGTAATGAATGAATAAGGTCACACGCAAAAGGATTATTTTTGTTGCTTACAAGCCTTCATTTCATTGCTTTTTGGCTTATCTTTCTTTTGGTAGTTACTTCAAAGTATTGATGTATTAGCTTTTAAGTGTGTATTTCTTTGTGCcataatctttaaatttttcccCCAAAGGttttctcattttctatttCACTCTTCAATTTATACATTTAAGttttggaaatttgtaatttttctctctcaattgGCATAATATCAAGTCATATAAACACATGGTGAAATTGCCAAATATAgttggggaaaaaaaattaaagacatTTAGTACtacttttatattaaaagaCTTATAGGACATTTGGAGCTATGAAATAACTATTTTGTCCTTTAAAGTAAACCctcattattatcattattatattttaaacccTCATTATGAAATTACTATTTTGTCCTTTAAGGTGTGATAAAATTTGTTATCAACTAATTTTTTAAGCTTTTAAAATTTATCTCACACCTTCTTGTTCCGAGAAATTTTCaagcttttaatttttttggcaCATTGGTGTGAGAAGATGCTGCAAAAATTCTATCATCTAATTTTTGTAGTTTCCGAATATTTTCTCCCTGTTACGAGAAAATGTTTTTATCGTTCAGTTTCTTTTAgttgttggattttttttttcttatatcttCTTGTTGTGAGATAAATTACATTGCTAGAAGTTGCGAGGAAAATTATAACATCCAATTTATAAAGATTCTTACATATTGAGCACAACTAAATAAAGATTTTTAGTTCGTTATGCCGAAGCATGGGatgacaaaaaaagaaaatatgaaagACGCATTTTGAAAGATATcatttaagtagagaaataaCCTATGAAGATTTAGTGGTAAAATTATATGTCCTCACACATTGGACCCGTATGTAGGTGATACAATATGATGACTAAAAAATAGTATTTAGCTCAGGTTGGTTCTTGTTGTCGTCGTTGAAAACAATCGAAGCCCATGCTTGCTGGAAATAACTTGCCTTACTGAACACGTGAGAAGAAAGAACAGGAGATCACTATCTCCGTCCGTCAAGCCGCCGTCACCATCGAGCAGACCTTTCCGTCCATTGATAGTTACAAAGTTTTAGTTTGGAGTGGCAGATGACAATCTCAACTGGGAggagtttttcaaaattaaagctTTTCTTTAGAGGGGTAAAAGGGTCCTTTCTCTTTCAAAAATCCTATAaacccttaaaaataaaaggacAAATATAACTTTTGGTCTATGAGATTTGAACTTAAAATCTATTTGGTCcctcaaatttcaaaatgaagATTTTAGTCTTCGAAATTTGAGAAATAGTTCTAGATGGTCCTTGAACGGATAGTTGACTAATGAAAAATGACGTAGTTGTTATGTTGGTGACTATATATTACTGAGTTGGtccatttattaatttaatattatatttttatggtAAGGTGgcttcctttttctttcattttctgttTCCTCTCACTCATCTTCTTATCTTCCGTCAAgttttgataacttgtagaattATGCAAATATAAATCACCATCGCACCTAGCAAGACAAGACCACAAAAGTTCAACGCATATAGCAGGCGACGGAACAAAGCTTGGGTCTAACGGATGCCTTGAGATTTCTGACCACTGCATTAAGAGCTGAGAAAAGATTATCTGCATCAGTCAGTGTTTGATCTTATGAGCAACATTCTGTCATATCCTCAACCACCCAGTCAGTGTTAACCTCATGCTCAACATACTGTCATGCCACCAACAACCCCACCACCTTTGACTGATATAATGCATCATAGCTGCGTCCGAAgatataaaagaagaagattcgAGGTAAAAAGAATTATTCAATCACGGAGGAACGGAGAAGAATACAGAGCAGAACCAGCCAAAAAGGAAGCTTATCTACCATCCATCGACAGAAACTCGAGAGAGTTGCGATCACTTCCTCATCACCACAATCCATTCCCGCACAGTATAGAAGCAAGAGACCAACTCCCAAGTCAATAGGAAGCAAGAAACGACCATTTGAAGCTTCGCATCATCATCTATACCCACTTTCTTTCTTGTGTTTAATCTTGATTCCATTGAAATcttcttatacttttaaactATCACTTTAAATATATCTAAGCATGAACTTTTCCTCTTTCACTACTTCCATTTTTACCTTGTGTCTTATTTGAAGGAGTTAATTATTAACGAGCGGAAGCAATTTAGATCTTAAGTACTCTAATTtcgttaattaaaaaaaataagtatgcATTCTCATAAAACCAAATTAGGGTAAGAAGATACTACCTTTGTAGCCCAAATTCTACCTTAGTTATGATTAATTCTTTTTCACGATCAGTTCGTAAATAACCACAAGAGTCTTCCTAATTATTCTCCGACCTTAGAATACGACGGTGTGATCTAATAAGTGACAAAAATTGGAGAGGAAAAGTATAAATGTTTGAGAGAGAAATAGGGTTGGGGTTCTTCAAATCTTAAGAAATTCCACTTTTGCCAAAGAGGATTAAATTTCATAGAACTATTCTATTTATAAGCAAAAACATGCAAATCATGCAATTTTTTAGTTAATGAAACTTTGACATTGAAAATTCCATTAACTCTTAGTGGATTGGTGTCTTCAAGTGGGATGAACACCTAGcaataatattttaatgtaaGTTTACAAATATTGGAATTTTCCACTAAGTTGGTCGAATGGTCAaactttgactctcaaagttcatagttaacattttgactttttgaccCTTAAAGTCAATAGTCAACATTTTAACTTTTATCTTAATTTTGACCTaatcaacaattttttatttttatccaaTTTGGCCTAGTCaacattttttacttttaatctaattttgacttctttaaattaaatataatttaaacaattaattttaatttaaacaatttaattaatttaatattaaaaccAAACTAATTCTGATTAATCTCAATTGACCATTTTTGAAAccctatttaaaaaattatgatatttaaatcttatttaaatatcttttttctctctatatatgtttaattcataattaaacattaggttaaatatatcagaTATATTCAACCCTTTACTCCAAAAAACTAAATTCGAAAATttcaaattcgttcgtcacgctattctaaggtttagtctgatatgagctagtacgaggacctaatggacttatagatcatgagctccaacgatttgagattaaccaGCTAAATCTTTAACCTAGGTAACCAACATTCTTTAACTatcgggacactccactatagcccaatagttgcactctcctcattgtagatatatttttgcccactcgatataaccatcatcaataagtcgacccttcacaagtcgTTTGCAATTGCAGTCAGGTCACATAATTatctcttgttctttaagtcccgctaattctctaatgaacaattggtttgtgatctaatcactaaaccgtgtccctctcaggctaatgagaggatggggttcttgttcaagacctgaaatcagcagttaagagaataacctctctactaccCTAGAAGTAGGTAGGAGCGAATTCTGTCTTGCAGCCTATGTTCTCAGTTATCTACCCgattttacccctaaaatggaaggcatATTAAGTCAGCGCTGATGagcaaccctcacccatgcagatctaaggataatcccaaataaacaggagtttatagttagctcaggattaaggtcaagttacctagaacATCgtatttgaaatagttagtctttaAACAGTAAACGGTATTAtgaagtaaaagtgacttatttcttggtctggtcttatacaaactctttgcataggatgccttcactcgcatgtctccacatgaacaatttaggatcacatcgtgcATACTAAATACAAGGTGGACCGCATTTGATAGTGtttccagaataaggtatccagccttatccgtatactatcgatcgtttaggctatttactcgaactttaTCAACTTTTATGTCTcgacataaagtccaagtattcatgttataaccATGGGTCTTAGTTCATTGAATTTAGgattttctaaaacaaaatatgcaattcacatattcaataacagctttattgaataaacttcaGTAATATCTTTATtagtaataaaatatctttaacGCTTACAAAACAcaatttttaggacataaaacccaacattattATGTGTAACGAAATCTCTAAAGGGTTGGTGGTCAGACATATTTCATCGACTAAATCTGAAccgaataatttaaattattttcactTAATATGTAGTAGTGGTAGCAACGAGTCGAATATAGGAAGCCTTTGAATTTCTCTATCAAAAAATTTATAGCTCGAAGTAACCGCAGGGGGGGAAGGGGGGGTTGGTTGCAAGAgaaattaaattacataaaattaaagCAAGTAAAGTTGAGACCAAAATCTTACTAGTTAAGGctcaactcaaagctactcaacaAATCTAttcaatacttagaattttccttctcttcaacataggatttaacttatacttagttaatttctttaattgttgaattttatatcctaaaactcgtagtttgtaatatcatgttcttgttcaataaagctgttattgaaaatctttagtaaatttaaattctatattcatgaatctaataaactaaggatctgaggctattaagtttaagtttgaactttatgtagtgacataaatgtgaatcaagttcaaatatatagccaaaatggtcgatagtatatgaataaggttgggcgccttattctggggacactatggatgcggcccattttatagttagtacaaacgatgtgatcctaaatcgttcatgtggagacatgcaaatggtggcatcctatgtaaagagtttacataagactgaaccatgaaatagtcactttttacgttttaaatgtcgtttaatgtataaaattgactatttcgttaattaatgacctaggtaacttaatcttaatcctgagctaactatgaacttctgttcactcggaattatccttagatctgcataggtgagggcggCTCATTATCGTTAgatcaataagcctctcatttctggggtaagatcaggtggatagctgggaacatagggtgcaagatgaaattcactcctacccgttatatggatagtagataggttattccctttagtactgaatcctggtcttgaacaaggggtcctaccctctccttggcccgagaggggttcggtttataggttggaccctaaaccaattgttcattagaggatcagtggaacttaagaaataagatgtagtctcgggggtaaaatggtttttatgacccagccaagattacgaacaatctgtgaaggattgtcttactaatcatggttatatcatatggatataaatatatctataatgaagggagtgcaactacgggactataatggaatgacccgtgagttaacgaatgttgattagctccatctaaagagtttagccagctaatctcggatcattggagcccatgatctataggtccattaagttcccctactagctcatatgaaataaacttagaacagtatgatagaataatttgaattgttcgaattaggtgaagagagagaaaccgataagtatatgtgatatagttgtcggtttttcagtttagagatacagctttaatgtttaaatgtgatttaaatatcaagaatatgaatacgttcatattcggaagctcgaaaataatggaaatggtcaaagatgtaaaaagtcaaagagttgacttttgactttgaaaagtcaaactttgaccgaccttatattcaaatgtgatttgaatttcaagaaaatgaatgcggattcatgctcgggaggtcaaaattagtcaacgcGGAaacaatcataaaaagtcaaaatgttgacttttcggtcaaagtttgactttgacaaaatgactattttgccctttgactaaagttagtgggaaaatccaaacttttgttggacaattccactaacaaaatagtgggctacgtgttggcttatagtggagacattaatcccacttagatagtggattctaggtgttgggtttttatgaatttgtttgatgcaattttgcatggcctttttctataaatatggacttttcaatttggattaaatttttttgatattttgtaaaaattagtttttaaaaaattgggctgaaaaaaaaaaccctaacccaacccaaaattcattcttctatttccatctctttctctctatcgggttcttcatccattgggtcccacaacccggttctgagtccagagaaaTAGTAGGTCAGTTCTAGTGGTTGTCCAGTTCATGTTCGAGCGGAGATAGaagagtttcgggagcttcaaaggtaagatttcaaaaaaccctaattaattgatttagggttgtttgtttaatttatgtaattagagtaaaattgttcCTCATTTTCGCTGCGCATGCCTATTTTTCCATCATTAATTACCTGTTTAAGTAGGAAAATTTAGATCCGAGTTTCACAGAAATTGTACCTTAAATATTgactttaattttggtttatgtttttgaatttatttaagATTCAAGGTTTTGCGAAGTTGAATTGCTAGCTATTTGGACTTAATTCCAAGGTAAGTGTCTTACTACTAGTTCGTCTTCAAACCAGTCATCCCAACCACATGATGATGTTTAGATTGTTATATAATGTAAGGGGCTATCTTAACTGATATCATATGATATGTTGACTAAGGTGTTTTCGGTAAATTTTCATGGGTTAAGTGGCAATGATCGGACTGTTTGATTGAATGATATGGATTGGTTTGTCTAAGGTGTTATGTAATGATGATTGAGGGTGTTCTGGTAATTCTTCCTAAGTTAAGCAACTACGTTGATGATAAAAGTTTTGAATGTGGACTGATGTGCTAGGTATATCGTGTATGTTAGCCTTTTTATTTGGGTCGTGTTCACCTTACAATTAATCGTGTATTCCTTCAGGATATACACCTATGATTGTTTATGTGCATATTTATGACTGTTTGTGTACCTTCGGGTATACACCTATGACTAATATGTGCTCCCTCGGGACATACCTACGACTAATTTATGTACCTTAAGGTATACACCTATGACTAACATATGCTCCCTCGGGACACATCTACGACTGATATATGTACTTTTGGGTATACACTTATGATTGATGTGTGTTCTCTCAGGATCACATTTATGAACCTTCGAGTTTACGATGACTGATATGATATGGGTGTACATCGTTGCCTAGATAAAATGTTCAACATGTTACCTAGAGGACCCAGTAGTAtgtcacttactgagtatttcatactgaCCCTTTCTTATGATATGTTTTCCAAGTAAGGACAAAGATGGACCATCGAATGACAAGAAGAATCCGTAATCGTGCCATTGAGATCAGACAGAAGCTTTCgttcatgttttcatgtttgaGACGAGTCTTGGTATTTGAAATTCTAGAACTTTTTATGTTAAACTTTTAAGTTCTTtaatgttttttagttttaaatttatgttttcaggGAGACCCCGATTAAATGTTTtgttaatttgatttatttattaatttaaaattctagTTTGAAATAGTTAGCTCTGTTTCACTAAATTTATACTTTATTGATCAAAATGTTTGAATGAAAATGTTTAGTCATGAGTAACAGTCCTTGTCAGAATACTCAAATGGTCGAATCGTTACAATTAAATCTCATTAACATATCAAGAAGAGCTCGTCAGAAGGCTCCAAAGAATTATTGGATCGGTCTCAACTATTAGAGAATGAATGTCAATCTCAATAACCTTGGAAATGGCTTCATGGAGAGCCAATGCCTCAACAAGCTTAATTGATCTAATGAAAGACAAACTTTTCCATCACAATCATAGTATCGCAATTGGAATTACGAAAAGCAATTTTAAGATCGACCTTACTACATCCAACAACTGCATCAAACACCAACGAATGCAATGGTACCAAATTGAGGATGTGACAAGGGAGAAGATCCTAAGGTCCTAAAACTGAAAATCTTGATTGTCctaaaaaaaagagaagcaTAGTGagtataatattaaaaaaagggGGCAGTCTAGTAGGCACACTTTTTCTTTTCGGTAGCGTCTGaattaggattaggattttGTTCCTTGTGTGGTTTATTTCTTTTCGATCTTTTCTTTTGTAGGGCTAACTTATTATTTTCTGGTTTCAAACTCTAGTGCATGAACACGTTTATAATATTTTGAGTATGTTTGGATTGattagagaaatattttttttttaaaaaaagtcatttttatttaaattcttttgataatttttttttaagatgcactttaaaaatgtttcaaaagctattttttagTAGTTATCAAGCACTTCAATAGATTACAATATTACCTCCAAAGAACATATTGAATTTATTCGAAATTTTATTggtattcaaaaaatattttttctacaCTAGAATTTTCggattattaaattttcatattataaaatcttttatttttacatttaaaaGATTTTTCCTTGGGGAATCCAACAACCAAATTCAATCTAACCTTTTCTTTACCGCTATTTATTAATCTGGATTACACCTTAATTGAAGTAGGTAACACACACCCTATACGAATTCGATGattatttgaaaattgtgtGATTTCTGTTAGTTAATTTTACTatgttattttaaaatgttgttgAAGAGGCAAACGAAAAATTCGTGggcaataaaagaaagaaatagataATAAGTACTTACTTGAGTGTtgataattttgta comes from the Benincasa hispida cultivar B227 chromosome 5, ASM972705v1, whole genome shotgun sequence genome and includes:
- the LOC120078589 gene encoding uncharacterized protein LOC120078589, producing the protein MSSKFGHFWRTLLSQLFHKRDTSAPDGGFCCRRVSEPPQTSSIDMVLFGFRGSTTYTSSLLRLYCSRMRHSQEKDQPSTSTFFFFPGWAKWMFGSLLSLLVPSWNELKTLEDEAEMVIEEAENVAKVVEEVAELTEKVSAEIAEKLPEKSKLKEAAQVVENYSKEVAHDAHLTQDILHKVEEWKQKLDTSETIVNEQIKKK